In Centroberyx gerrardi isolate f3 chromosome 7, fCenGer3.hap1.cur.20231027, whole genome shotgun sequence, the sequence ATTTAATGAATTGCTGTTCTATAATTTCCACAGGTAGAGTGTGAAGATCCTGAAAAGTTAATAGAGGTACGACTACAGACTGAGCAGTCATTTAACATATTGGCCCCGGTTTAATGCAACAGACCGATATTAATTACAAACAAATGCAGTTGGGACAATTCATGCCATCACATGTTATATTCCTACATGATCTGATGTTTTACCCTCAGGTGAAAGAGCCTTGGCAGTGGCTTGGTCTGGACGTCAGAGGGCCGTTTCCCCCGACACAGAACGGGCACAAATACATTCTGACTGTGACAGATTACTACTCCAAGTGGGTGGAGGCTCTCCCGATGCAGCTGTGCCTCGCCTCACAAGTGGCTGAGCATGTCACGGACATCATCTCCCACTTCGGCTATCCTGTCAGAATCCTCTCCCGACTGCCTCATGACATCGTCCACAAAGTGAGCTCTTACTGTCCTACGATGCACATCATCATTTACAATACTGCGTTCTCTTAATATTGATCCAAAGTGGCCAGTATCTCACATGGATctactgtgtgaatgtgtcctTATGCTAGATCAACAGAGAGCTGAAAGATCAGCTGAAGGTCAACATCTCTCTTGTCGTCCATCATCAGCAGACTGGCACCGCGGATTTGATCACACAACACTTGATTGACAGGTCTCTGATTTTAGTTCATGACAGTTTGGGttcttaaaggtgctgtgtgtagcttttttaaacatcaatatttctTTGTCACATTAATTGTGatgccttggtataattactataaacaaatgagaccatggttgagacgattggtagcctctatctcacaccagtgatATTGTTAGTgatagtgtttctcaaaattaagactacatctcccataaaccctgttgcttcctgtcacaaagaggatttTGCTTCCTGCCCTCTCCGTCCCTGGCGTTGCTCtgggtgcgtttgttttctctctgtctttactgaagaggataaacatgttgaaaGCCTTACACTCTGAAAGTTTTAGCTCAGTTTGTGCTGCAAACTGAGCTAAAACTTTTGttctgtaaagcaatccagcttGTCTTCTtggcgatggtcttgtttgtttacagtaattataataatgtctcaaaattaatgtggtaatgatttattgatgttaaaggaaaaatccacccttgagtactcttacactgttatatatcatcaatttgtaaAGCTCattgcattccaggagttattttgtgttttatttacttttttggtgaacccgcTTTCCCAGAAGTTGCCCAGAAATACAAGgtgcatcaccaatagctgacttttaacagtgttaaagtgtagggtggatttttcctcaaaaatgctacacatatcACCTTTAAAGACTCCTATAACTGAAAATTACCATGGTATATATATGCCAAGCCTGCATGTGAACACTAAAGCTTCTGTCACCGATGCTTCCCAACAGGATGATAAGCGATCTGATAGAGCAGCATGCGGCCGACTGGGACGTCTTCCTCCCCGCCAAGGTGTTCAGCCTGTGCTTCAAAGAGCATTCACAGACCAAGGAGAGGCCTTTCTCAATGCTCTGCTGCAAGGGACTTCAGCCTGTCCAAGCCCCCAGAGGACTGAATGTAAGTTCATCATCGGACGTGATTCTAACACTGTCTCAGgttttgaataaaaatgaatgaaataaaataaaacgacCCTTCTGTTCTCACCCCTCTGTCCCACAGTATGCTTACTCCAAGATCCGGGAGAGCGCTTTTGTGGTTAGATGAGATATCTGACATGCGTTTGGTGAGTTAAGTCcattgtttgaattttgtgtgtgtacatgcatttaTATAATAGGTGAAGTTCCCCCGGTGGTCATGggatttctggaatatcatcagTTTTTAGGTGTTTTCCAGACAGGGAATTTGATCAGTTGGTTCCAACAAACTTCCACAGCAACCTCGCTCTCTTGAATTTTTGTCATTCTGTagttcaaaatgtatttcagaTTTTACTCATTTGTTTTCCCTCCATCAATTAATTGGACGCTCATTTGTTTGATATATGCAGTTCATTTTTGTATCGTACTTTTTGGatatttatgtttgtgtttatttctaacatgtaacaacaaaaaaataaataagaaacaaaacaagaaaatccatcaaataagcccaaaaaaaaagaaacaacagtaatatttgtaatattttattacGGTTGTTGACATTGTACTACGATGGAGTGTCCTACAAATGCATCTCAGAAACAGTATCGCTCCAAATATGTGTAAAAGAGAATAGAATTTTACCGTGTTTTAcataataatgtttttgttttttgttttttctttacctGAAACTCATTTCTTATTGCTCTTTCATCTTTGTTTCATGATGAGTTGATCCTTTTGGTAGTGGAAGGTAATAACAGAGTAATGAGTGGTAATAACAGAGTGGAAGCTAacactcctttcctttcctcttacaGATTTTACCACAGCCGGACCAGGCATTGAGCTGGAAAACATAAGACTACTAACTGCTGTccctatttgtttgtttgtttttattttgggtgATGAAATGATGTTAAATTTGTTAATAAAGTTGCTTTAAAAAAGAATTAAGTCTTAATTAAGTCTGTCGTTAATTTCATGAGACATGCAGCATGCAAACTGAGACTGTAAATCCTCCTGTGTAAAACAATATCGGCCTGTTCACTTAAGCAAAGTTATATAATAAGCTTGTTGGCCTAGTCATAGTGTTCTGTTACAGcaacacacagccatcttgatgggaaaataacaggtgattataatcaaatgacagccacagccaatgagctgtgtataagGTAAAGCactggtaggaaatgcatgtgacatcatgggaatactatgaatagcgTCCCCACCATGACTTGTTTTCCACTTATAAGATACAAGTTCACTTTTGTGCTATGTTGCtgtaaaaatgtacaaatgaTCCGTCCATAAATGCAATATACAGCATATCTGCAATATAGGGGTATCTGCTATGCAGGAGCTGCTGCATCTGTATCTGCACAGGCAATTACAAGACAATTACAAGTTACAACTTTTGTGATTACAAATTACATTGTTCATGTAAACACTACAGTACTAATTTGCTAGTTTGTCCATACAGAATGGATCAAACAGATCACTGACAGCCTCGTTATCAATAATTTAACATCTAGGTGAATTAATAAACAGTAGCCTTCACAGGGATGATGAGTTATTCTCACAACACTCTGTGTGTAGTCTGTGCACAGTTAAAAACCCTTCTTAACAGGAGATTTGAACTTATTAATTCCATAGACCCAGGAAAaaaagtgaggaagaggaaacatCTCCCACAGGAACCAAATATACCAAACTGCGGGCTTGCAGGACTCTCAGCCTGAAGCGGCTGAACAGCAAAAGAAGGAAACGACAGTGAAACTACCTTTGTTGAGCAGCTTCACACAGCAACAATTAAATTTAAAAGTGTTCAACAAATGTTCCTCGAAAACTTTGTGGCTCGTTGAACGCAACTGGACTGAATAAAGTTTAGGCGCCGCCCTCTACCGGTTGACAGCGGCAGTGCGGGTCTGGATCTGACAGCTGTTGTCGCTGTGCAGCGTGGGAGAGCAGCGGAGGCGTAGCTGTGTGCAACGAACCGCAAGAAATGGTGAGtgaggaaaacagaaatatagCTCGTCATTTCATGACCATTTGGTTCACCGACAAGCGTTAATTTATCGATGAAGCTTTTCCCTGCGTCTGAAATGTGTGATGTCAGTAGCTGAAGCTAGCTTGCCACAATAAGCGATCCTCAAGAAGCTGATGACATCAGTGATGTCTTTGTTTAGCTAACCCAGGCTAACGTTGGTTAACGTCAACAGactagctaacgctagctgacCGAGGCTGTTAGAGCTAACAATGCACACATCGACAGCAGTGTTAGCTTAGAAGGGTCCAAACCAAAAGCTTTGGAAGTTGACGCTGTTTTGGTGTAACGACTGACCAGCTAACACAGTTAGCTTTGGACCAAGTAGCCAACTAGTACCAAGCTAACTAGCCAAAGTTGTCAGTAGCTAGGTCGGCTAACGCTATCGTTTTAAAACAACTTTGCTAGATATTGTAGACACGTTCCAACAAAAAACGTTCTTGGTACTTGAATGGTTAACATTAGGGCCCTTACAGTTTGCTTAGCTAACTTAGTTAGGTAGCTATTGTAGCTAAGTATGGCTGTTGAAACGACTAGCATTAACTTAGCCACAATTTGTAGCTTAGCCACTTAACTCATGACGCCAGCTGCTGCCTTCAACCACCATGATTTTGAGACTGGTGTGCTGGGCTCTGGCCGGGGTATCACCTTATGATGGTGCAGAATTGAAGTTTAAATTGTTTGTCGATTGTTGATAAACCGAGGACTGACTGACTTATCAGCCAGCTAACTGAACAGTGCTTTAACGCACAGCTTGAACGCTGTGTAACCAGGTAGTTGCTGCCTAACTTTTACCAAGAGTAGCCATCCGTACACATTGAGTTGTTATGACGTTAGCTGCATTAATATATTTCTGATATGATACAGGTTTGATATCTATTTGTACAATGAGACTTAATACTTTGTCACATTATTTAAGATGGTTTCACAGCTGTCAGCTTGTTATTCTGCAGTATCATTTGGTGTTTTAAGTGTGCATCATTCTCCCCTCTTCAACACAATTCAACAAGAAAGTGGTTTGAGAAGAATGCTCATGCTTTACTTTTGCACAAGGTGTATCATTTGATGGATTTTGCAATAATAAGTAACCGACAGGTGACAAATTTGGAGTCTGAACTTAATATTCCCATTAGTCTATGAACACTGAAGTTGGCACATTCTTTGTTGTTTCTTACTACTTACATTCAGTAGGGGGCTTTCAAGCAAAAACTCACCCTAAACAAGTTACACGTTATCCCTATTTTGGCCAGTTTATCAATATTCATAAATGCAGTATGAACCACTCTCACAATCACAATGCTAGAAACCAAAGAACTAAGATTCTAATTGGTGATGTCAAGAGACATTTTTGGAGGTTTTCCTATCAATAACAAGTAACAGATAGACTAATTTACACCCAAAATTAGGTTTATTCCTTAGttttgaaacagaaaatgtCCATTCATCCTGGATACTCCACCACTGTGCACAGAATAAGTTTCAATTTTGACTGGAAAAGCTCCAGGAAATATTGCTTATAGCTTCAGGAGATAGGCTACTTGGTCTTGCACTCAAATCTGGATGAAACTGTGCGAAATCATGTGTAAATTGTTTCAGGGTGCAGTTTTCCTGCAGAAGCTAATAGTTTAATGCTTgttaaaacagaatttaaaggACAACAGTGAAAGTTTCTGATGAATATTCTGTCAGTCCGTCATATTTCAACTTTCTCTCCCTTAATCTCTCTTCAGGATGTGTTTCTAATGATCCGACGTCATAAGACGACCATCTTCACAGATGCCAAAGAGTCCACCACAGTCTACGAGCTGAAGCGCATTGTGGAAGGGATCCTAAAGAGGGCACCTGAAGATCAGAGGCTTTATAAGGTATGATGACCTGCGACTGATGTGGAAAGTATTTGGGTCAGTTAAATGTTGGAaagactgaaggacaaaacagGGAAAGCATATTCAAAATCCCTTACAGTATTCACATTTATTTGTAAATGGCCCTATTAGTTTAAGAGATCTACCTTGATGTATCAACAAAATTGCAATGCAAGTACGGATTAGTCAAAATAGTGTTCTCCTGGAGTGGGTATACAAACTGCCTCACTAGTGAAATGACCAGTTAATGGACCGCAGGCTTGTAACTGAAAGCTTCCTGGTTGGATGTTATTGTTCTCCAAACCCATTTGTTGATAGAAAGTGTCCCTGAAAGTTTAGACCAATGTCAGAGTTCCCATTCATGTACTCTTCAGCCATCTCTCTGACGCAGCAGAGTGTTCAAATACGAAAATAAAATGGTGTCAAGCTCGTACCGCTCCTTACCTGCAGCTTTTCATTTACATGACAGCTACAGGAGTTACTAGTTCAAATTTAACTGGCAATGATTACACTTTCAACTTGTTTTTGCCGTAATCTGCCGTCCAAACACATTTATAAATCCCATTTGTTCGCTCTGGCCTGGTGGAACTTGCATGCTCTTTTAAACGGAGCATCAAATTGGATTTAGAAATGCccttactagggatgggacgatatatcgaaattcaacatatcgcaacacaaaaatgtcacaatacacatcgtggggcagaaaaatgagtCACAATatttgctacattttattctgctgtagtaatcacaaatcagGCGGCTTgctcatcacaatttcacaagctctccatcaccAAAACCTCTTCATGACATCATGCAGAGCGCTGACAGGCTCTATGAGATGATGTGCGACCAGTGAATGAAGACCcgactctactctactctaacCAAGTACCCTCtgttctcttttccctccccaGGATGACCTGGTGCTGAACGATAGTAAAACACTCGGAGACTGTGGGTTCACAAATCAGACAGCCCGACCTCAGGCCCCCGCCACGGTGGGATTAGCTTTCCGTCTGAGCGGTAAGAAGACGTCGTCCTCTGATCGTGCTCCATATATAACCTTTCTTACTAAGTGGTGTAGTTGTTGTACCAACTACTCACCTGTTTGATCCCACCTAggtctttatttattattcctTTTTGCCAATTGCCAGCTGTAGAAACACAAAAAATTTTTACTGCAGGAAATGTGTTATAAGAATTTTTACACCATGTTTTCAAACTGAAGAAGAGTTATTTTACTGAGAATACCCAGCAGATAGTCATGGTCGGCTGTTCATGAACTCAtatggatgtacagtatgtgtgctaacaaatgaaaatgttccaCTAACTAAAAGGAAATATTGCttaaggttttatttatttattttgatgctGAAGGCCAGGCATCATGTGGCTTGAATGGAGGATGGATAAATAGATAATTACACAGGTACACATTTATAGAGTTACCAGAGGATATTTCTGTTATGTATCAATCTTGTTGACAGTAGATGCAGATCGTATTCTTTTCTAACTGGTTTACTCCGGTACTCCACTGTCATTTTGGCTTTGACCAGAAGACTTCAGCAGGCACTGATTAATTGGTGATTactttattttagttatttacaGAGGGATAGGTGAGTCTGTGGGGGGAaaacaaactattttttttagcagttttTATCTCCGTTCACTAAATAATTATTTTacaccaatttttttttactttcctcTGATACGTCCTGCTTGGCCCTGATCACCAAAGAGGCGGGAAAACCTAAACTTACCAAAGCTTCAGACATCAAAATACTGAATAAAACTACAAGCCAAGTGAAACTACTAAAACTAACAAATCTGAGCTGAAAACTAATTTAAACAAcatcaaaattaaaataaaaatgttaaatacaatgaaataaacGAATACAAAGCACAGAAAAAAATTGCAACAGTGttcatattttctctttcctctgttaAATTTATAATAATTATCTGTATAGCGCTTTTAAAAGCACTGCTGCAAAGTGGTTTAcaacaaaatcaacagcaaaagcacTGACAGCAaggtaataaataaaaagggcAGGGCAAAAAACCTAAAATTAACCATATGGGGGAGGTGAGAAACAATTAATAAAAGATTATTAACATCAAAGCAAGTTTATAAAAGTGAGTTTCAAGTggtgatttaaaagattagAGTGATTCAGTCTAAGCTCCTTGGTCAAGTCGCACCAAAGTCTAGGAACTCTGATTTTCTCCCCTGATCGGATTTACTTTCTGTTCCTCATTCAGACTGCTTcccctgtttgtttgtgtgtgtgtgtgtgtctctctctctcgtcactGTTGTCACCCTGCGTctttgtcgctctctctctctctctctccctcagatgATTCATTTGAGCAGCTGAGGATCGAGCCGTTCTCCAGCCCCCCGGAGCTCCCTGACGTCATGAAGCCCCAGGACTCGGGCAGCACAGCCAATGAACAGGCTGTACAGTgaaggggaaggaggaaaaaagaagagggaagcatgggggagggggagggggagggggggggggggtcagagggaggacacacacacacacacgggaggGAGGGGTTGACTTATGGGAAGTGATGCCTCGGCGGGTGAGTTTTACCGACGACAGATCCTCAGCTGGGCAGAAAACAATTACAAACGTGGATTCCCCTTGTTGTAAATGGGAGGATGGGTGGtaaaggaggggggagggggggggggggttcacaCTCGCGCATTTATCCTGAAATAGGTGAACGCATGCTAGATAAATCGATAAATTCACACGAGACCCCGAAGAGATACCTGACGGATTTGTCACGACACTGTCAGTCATCCATGGGATTGGTAAAGGCTGAGCGTAAAAGAATCGTACCTCCTTATTTAATTCATTCTAGTCTTTATTTAGAGTAAGGTTATTGTCGCCttactttgtgtttttattatttttgcgGGCTTAaacggggggcggggggggagtCAGTCGTCGAGGcgtgactttttttttaggctttttatgtttgtgtgttttctttattaAAATATTAGGATTTAACATTTTTATGGTCTCTGGCCTGGTTGTATGTGTTGCGACAGTAGCTAGGAGTTTGTGGATTTGTACGTTACTATTCTATTTAGAGAACATGTGCATGAGGAGAATCCAGAAAATAAAGTGGATTCACTTTGCTGGCAGGAGAATCATCTAAAGTGGGATTATGCACACAGCGGAGGATCTGGCTTCGAGATTGAACGTTTGTTGGTACTTTTTTCCTTTCATGCCTGTAGGTTTAGTTTCTTAGCGGCTCACAGAAGTTACTGAGATGTGATTTGTTGGTTTTTTCCCCGGACACAGGCGAGGACCCGACGTCGAAAATGAAATGACTGACCCGCGTAGCAGCCATTGAAAATGGCTGTGAAGCGGTTCTGGTTTATTTTACCTTACTAACAAATACGGGAGGCAAACCAACTTTCCTCTGCAACATCTGATTGGAGCTCATGAGATCTTGGAGGTTTCCATGACATCTTGTTGGCTCCAATCAGTGGACCTAATATGTTTTAGTGGGTATAATCAGTTAGTTATAAGTTCAACAGGTAGTTCGTTGTGTGATGAGTTGTGGAGCTGTGCCTGTGATTGGGGGGCGacacatttcccccccccccttccccctgaATCACTGTCCATTTACTTCCTGCTGCAACTTGTGTTGTATTATCCCCCCTGAATATCTTAATAGgcattcttttgttttcctaAAACCAAAGGAGAATTGGAAATGAACATCTTCTGTACATTTGAAATTTTGAAGTAAAGCATATAGTTGGATTTCCAGATCTAGaaatcttttattaaaaacaaaaaaaatcctccatTGGAATGTGATTACGTCAATACATGGCAAGGATTTTCTGTCTTGGGGGGTTAAATGAAATTGTTGACATTAAGGCAtaacaaaaaatatttgcaaattGTGGCTGTTTAAAAAACGGGActtgattaaagctgcacttgtaACTGACTTGAGTTAACATTAAAAcaactgtttgtttttcatcccTGTGAACTGTGGTCTTTTGTACACTAAACGGTCAGTGGCAACGTACTGAGACACTGGTATTGATTCTTTTTGCtgcatactcaaactcagtttGTCATCAAATGAGGAATACAAGGCACAAGTAGACTCAGCTATAGATTTGTCATTATTTGCTCACACTACTAAATATGGAGAAATAGCAGTTATTATGCCCCTGTTGTGCCTATATACATTGGTACAGTGCTGAATGAGTTCATGGCTGCACAGCTGATAACATGTATATGCCTTGAGCTAGTACAGTAGTTCATGACTGAAACTTTACTGTTTTATTCTTCAGGCTGGTGAGATTGGTCTTGATCAGGATGTTCAGGGTGGGTGCGCTCGTTTTGTAGCTCAGGTAGTCGGCAGCCAAAAAGTAACGGAACTTAAGGTGGAGCATCATAACCATGGGTGTATTATCAGTAAACGACGAATTTACAGGTTGgctaatgctgccttcaggtacTCCTCGTAATTCCACTATTCCCATAAGTCGTAATAGCAGCGCATTCAAGTGCTATTGGTCGGAAATAACACAGTGGACCCCTGGCTGTGACAAaagtagttttagtagtagaAGAGGGGAAATGCGCTTTAGGAATGTTGATGAAGTTTATTAGGCAAAACTTTTATTTGCACTGGTAAGTAGACCTGTTAATGTCAACATATTGTAGTTATTAGGACAACTTATAAGTACGGGCAAAGATGTGTGACAACTAAAAGTAATCCAAAGAGTGGAAAAATAAACTTGTAACAGTAATCATTTCGAGTGCCAAATGAGAATTTACGACAAACAACATAAGTACATCACTTTTGCCATCAATTATGGACATGACTTCCATGCTGGCAGGCCCTAAATGTAACATCTCGGCAACTTGGTTACCACAGCAAACTTTATATCCCATCATTGTAATATTCCTCAGTCGTTTTTTATGTGCAGCCCAGTTTTCTCCGAGATTTCCGAcaacacttgaaggcagcatacgttagctagccagctagctcaCTGGATTAGCCGTTTGCCAGCAACGATAATGGTTGTTCGTCGGGTGCTAGCCACAACTGGTCCGGCTAGCCGCTCTTCCCTGCAGCTAATGTACAGATAACAACGACTTCTGGTCTGACACATCGACCGAGAGTATCTGGGTcgtccagcagcaggagagatggATATCAGGGAGCATGTTTTATCGGCAGGCAGAGCCGTGCTGGACATGGTGGAGCGGGAGTGGGAGCCGCTGTCTCAGGGCGAGCTGGAGCAGCGACTGGACCAGGCGGTTGAAGAGATACTGGAGGCAGACCTGATAGCCAAAGTTAAAGCTCAGCCTCCTGCTACTATATACGTACAACTGGTACAGACTCAAGCTCATGTGGAGCCACAGGTTTTATCCACAGAAGCAACAACATCCAGTCCCGTTGAGGAGGAGACGGCAGGGGCCCAAGAGCCTCCGGACACTGTGGATAGTGCTGCAGTCAAGGTGAGTCCTATACACGGCATattgtccatcttaacaagccagTCAGTCTTGTGTTGAGTCTCAAAATCTTAGTTGACTTTAGAGAAGAACATCTGCAAACGGGgctgagatgatttcactttcatttcaatgtTATTCTCGactcaagagtcattttcttggtACTAATATAGTGATATCTGCCTTGTTTTGGTTTCTCTCAAGATACTGACATTCTTTATTGGAAATTCctacaatgaaactgcattggaagcaagtgagATTTTCTCTGCCCCAAAGGCATAATTTTCACTTCACTGAAGATTTTAAGACAGAAaattagactaaatgacttagaATTACATATTTTGCAGTGTATAGTCAACCAGCCCACAGTTTCTGCAGGTGTATGATCACTTTCACCTGAAATAACCAATTGAATCCACGGACTGACTCTGGATACCGCTCTTTtgactagggctgcaactaacgattattttcattgtcgatgaatctgtcgattattttctcgattaatcgattagttgtttggtctataaaatgtcagaaaatggtgaaaaatgtcgatcagtgtttcccaaagcccaagatgacgtcctcaaatgtcttgttttgtccacaacccaaagatattcagtttactgtcatagaggagtaaagaaaccagaaaatattcacattgaagaagctggaatcagagaattgtaacttatttttcttaaaaaattactcaacccgattaatcgattatcaaaatagttggcgattaatttaatagttgacaactaatcgatcaatcgttgcagctctactttTGACACACACATCTCTTTCATCTCGTCTTACTATCCCATCAGTACATCACAGACCTGCTCCAGAACTCCAAATCGCATTACAACAGGGCTCGGCTGGCCGGACGGGCTCGCTTATCCCTGTCCCACACGGTCCTGCTGTCCCTCACCCTGCTCTCCAAGCGCATCAGCTACCGCTCTGTGTCGACCCGTTTCCGCCTGGAGAAGGGAAACATCCACAGgatcttcttctctttctgcgAGCGCGTCAAcatgctggaggaggagcaAATCAGATGGCCAGTGGGTGGGTTGATTtccgtgttgtgtgtgtgtgtgtgtgtgtgtgtgtgtgtgggggggggggggttcagtgGGATGAAGAagccagacagacagtataTACCTGTCAGTCCAAAGGCAACAGGTTGTGGGTAAATAAGAGTCTACAAATGATAATGTTgagttttctctgtctgtctctctcctttctccagacagagaggcagtAGAAGCCCTGTTCCCCCTTTCCAGTCTGCTGGGAAAAGCCGAGGATCTGGAAGAACAGGGCATCCCGCAGGTCCTGGGAGTCTTGGGCCACACCCGCATCCCCATCCGCCTGCCGATAGGGAAGCACGACGTGGAGAGCACGGTGCCCGAGgtgaagaggatgaagaaggaggCCCATCCCGACTCCTGGCTGAACCTGGAGCTCGTCTGCGACCGGAGAGGCCGGTTCCTGCACTGCAGGATCAGTAAGGGATCGGACGCGGGCAGAGGCGGCGCTCTGAGGGACAAACTCCGGCAGCGTCCCGAACTGCTGCCGCCCGGCTCCTGCCTGGTGGCCGGAGCCGGATACCCGCTCACCGCTCAGATTTTAACTCCGCATGCCGGGAGTCACGGCCCGAGGGAGAATCTGTACAACAAGACGCTGGAGGTGCATTTTAACATCCTGGATCAGGCTGTTGCTAACCTGAAAGCCAGATTTCAAAGGCTCAGGTATCTGGATATTGGGAATTATGAGCGAGCCAGAGCGGTTGTGTTGACTGCCTGTGTATTGCACAATGTGTTTCTGGACATGGGGCAAGAGGTTCAGGGAGaagtggagaaagaggaagtcACGACCGAGGAGgctgagggggaggaagaggaggagggcgtAAGCAGACGGGACGCCATCTCACAGCTGTTGTATAAAGACTTTGATTCTGCAAGgacatgatgtgatgatgatggaggTGGTGATGAGGGACAAGGGCTGTTGTACAGTTTGTGTTCACAGAAGTAAATGAAAAattttttattataaaatttcatttatttaaacagAATCTCTAACTTACTGGGtatgtctacacacacacacacacacacacacacacacacacacacacacacacacacacacacacacacacacacacacacacaacactgatcACTGTGATCAGGTTAAAATGATGGCTTGATTATTAAAGCATTTACATTGTTTGAAGACACACAGGTTTCCCCAGTAACTTTAGTTTATATGGATTTATTGAAAGTCGGGTTAGTTTACTCAGAGAAGGATGTGATGTAATGACATCCAGCCTGCAGACATcttgatttaaaatgaaaaatgttggaagatttcttttcttctttcatttgGGTCAGCATGCACAGAGTTGTGCAGTTGCTCCATAAAGGTTGGCTTGTGCCTCAATCTCTGAAAGAAACCCCACTGCTGCAACCAGGCTGACTTCCTCTTTGgcctttttgacatttggcaaaGGGCTtgcagacatttaaaaaaacagaatta encodes:
- the elob gene encoding elongin-B, producing MDVFLMIRRHKTTIFTDAKESTTVYELKRIVEGILKRAPEDQRLYKDDLVLNDSKTLGDCGFTNQTARPQAPATVGLAFRLSDDSFEQLRIEPFSSPPELPDVMKPQDSGSTANEQAVQ
- the LOC139912999 gene encoding uncharacterized protein LOC139912999, translating into MFPLYNRQKLKKWLLNMKWKDWTPSRFSVLCINHFEEKYIDRTGKFVKLREDAVPTIFSFPEHMEKKTAVINPRSKRYKPATAKASQTNPARSPPAAAPTAAKPSVQNQEPSRTEEESAVDPEKFDRWRIITDEALMEIESFPHFFHGDYCLPQDTQWAPDDNFNVECEDPEKLIEVKEPWQWLGLDVRGPFPPTQNGHKYILTVTDYYSKWVEALPMQLCLASQVAEHVTDIISHFGYPVRILSRLPHDIVHKINRELKDQLKVNISLVVHHQQTGTADLITQHLIDRMISDLIEQHAADWDVFLPAKVFSLCFKEHSQTKERPFSMLCCKGLQPVQAPRGLNYAYSKIRESAFVVR
- the LOC139912982 gene encoding uncharacterized protein LOC139912982, with product MDIREHVLSAGRAVLDMVEREWEPLSQGELEQRLDQAVEEILEADLIAKVKAQPPATIYVQLVQTQAHVEPQVLSTEATTSSPVEEETAGAQEPPDTVDSAAVKYITDLLQNSKSHYNRARLAGRARLSLSHTVLLSLTLLSKRISYRSVSTRFRLEKGNIHRIFFSFCERVNMLEEEQIRWPVDREAVEALFPLSSLLGKAEDLEEQGIPQVLGVLGHTRIPIRLPIGKHDVESTVPEVKRMKKEAHPDSWLNLELVCDRRGRFLHCRISKGSDAGRGGALRDKLRQRPELLPPGSCLVAGAGYPLTAQILTPHAGSHGPRENLYNKTLEVHFNILDQAVANLKARFQRLRYLDIGNYERARAVVLTACVLHNVFLDMGQEVQGEVEKEEVTTEEAEGEEEEEGVSRRDAISQLLYKDFDSART